TTGTTGGCAAATGCTAGACTCCATTATTGGTCCTTTAGATTCCTTCCCTGCTGCTGTTCCATTCCCATAACTGGAGATGAGAGATGGGTACAACCTGTTCTTATTCCCTTTTCCAGAGCTGCCACTGGTTGGTGAAAAGGGATCTTGAATCGCAGCTTAAATCCTCTGAAGTAGCTGGAGATGTGAAAGTGTTCCAAGGCAAGTGTTGATGAAACTGTGAGCGCCAAGCGTTAGAGAGGTAGCAGAAATCTCAACAGCTACTATATCCCATACAAAATGAACCGTAACACCACAGGAGCCTGCCTGTTCGTGTTGATCAGTCCATTCATTACCAGTTAGCACAGTGAATACCAGACGCCACCAAACTCATGCTATACATCTGCACATTGATAGCTCTATTCAACCAAAGCTGATGCAGGAGGACAGCATCAGTAGGACGGCACCCTCCTGTCATCACTGTAACTCTGTTGCTGGTGTTGCTGGTGTTTGTCGTTGTTCATGAAGGCACAGATAAAGTCCCTGTGTTACAAATAACGATTCTCTTAATGAATCAAGTGTTAATAATTACTATTACTCTACCACTGAGGGCTTAGTTAGAGAAGATGCAGGTGGAGGCTCCCCTGGTCTGGTGGATTGAGGACTACCTGACAggccgaccacagtttgtgagactgcagagctgtatTAGGGTGTCCCCTGACCAGCACCACTTGCTGTCTCCCTTTCTATTCACCACCTACACAGCTGACTTCCAGTACCACTCTGAGTACAGGGGCCTTGTGGAGTGTTGTGTCAGGTGGTGTGTGGAGAATCCCCTGCAGCTGAACATGGCCAAtcttgatctgctttatgtgtgtgtgttctctctttgttgctgccatgtgcctgtatgtgtgtagaAGAGATTTTGCTTGTGTTGTATTAattctttaaaatgctgctactacaacttaatttacCCACGGTGATGAATAAAGTTAATGATAAGCAGGGAgacaacataaaaaaagacCTGATACGTTGGCTTCTTTCCCAAACACAGATTATCAGGATACAGATTACAAATGTATGCTGATTATATGACTATATCTGACTATTGAAAACACATTGAAATCACTGTCAACACATATCCACACGTTCCAGCTGCTGTGAGAAGTGAGGAAGAAACTTGAAACATGTATTTAGCACTGCGGGCTGTAGAGTGGTTCCTGGAGGAAGTGATAAGCAGGGCAGGGAAATGGCTCTGGATAAtgacagacagataaacagGGACACAGCAGAAATACCACGTTCTGACAATGGTAGGTCCAAAAAAACCCTTCCTGTTCTTCAGACATAACATCAGACCAAAGCAGACTTACAGCTCCATTAACAAAACGTCAATATTCCTACTAGAAATTAACTGATTGCAAGAAATCAACAAATGTGGAAATAAGACccaaagggaggaaggaagagacGAAGCATCAAAGGAACAGGAACACTGTTTTTAGTGAGTTTTGTACTCATGTACTTTGAATCCAAGACGTCTAGTTAAGCCGATCTCAGCTGCTAGAAGTTACCAGCAAAGACAGATAATATCACCCACACCGCACATTGCTGGGCTGGAAACACAAGTGAAGGGGCTTGTTCCTGACACTGATGAGTCTGCATACAGAAAGGAGGTGGAACAGTGGGGTCAACAAGTTGAAAAGAGATGGTGATTTCCACTCTCCATACTccactgcagtgctgctgtgcaGTCTGCATAGAGTTCCTGGGAGTCCAGTTGTTGACCTGAACTCTACCACCAACACCTAAATCCTCCACCTTTGCATGGAGCTCACAAGCACTGCTTCCTAGACTTTCCCCTCCATTGTTTATGACTACAGGaatcaatttaaaaaataagGCTTTTTGTATTCCATTACTTCATTATACTGGATTGATATATTTTCCAGCTGCACCCTGGGAAGTTTCCtgctgacctgtgtgttttaGACATCCATGGTAAATTCTTCTTACAGAAATTCAAACCCAGACATGTTGCATTCCATGGAGACCTACGAACTTTTTAAAGGGTTATACATATCATGACCTGTTTTCAGCCATGTAGAGGGGTGGAGCCTGGCCTGTGCCTCTTGGCAGTTGTATATTTCTTTGTCAGGCCCAGAAGACACAGTGCATGAACACTGAACATTCAGCTCCTCAGATAGGACCTATAAAGACTTCTACATTTCTGTAGCGTGTAAACCTGACAATATGGTAGCTGTTATTGTATacccattaaaaaaaatattgcactGAAAAATCTTTATGcaaaacagacaacaaaataGCACTACGGGGTAATAAAGTGTTCAGAACTTATTGGGACATGAAGGAATGTACGAGGTGGAAGTGACATGTCTGAACATGGCTCAGACTGCTGAGTCAGAGGTTGGAGCAGCAGTGAAAAGGGATTTAGTCAGAGCTGCTTTAAGACTACGTCATGCTCTCATATTTATCTGCTGAAAGGTcctaaaaaatcaaataaagcaACTTAAAAAGGGGCAGCACGGTGCTGCCTGCTTGGCTTGGAGCTTGTACTTTCTCTGTTCTGCTGGTTCTCCAGCTTCCTTCTACATACCTAAGACGTGGACGTAAGGTTTATTGGAGACATAGGTATGTGTGAGTATGACTGGTTGAATCTTGTAGTACAATTTAGCTTGGCTAAATATAGCTTCGGTTTTTTTACATTgaatgagataaaaaaaactacaaggtTCAAATAATGTCAAGCATAATTACAGTATATACACaactgtgtgcagctgtgaatGCTGACACCAGAATAAATGGATTCTTTCAGTTCTATTTGTGTAGTGCACTCCTGAAGATAGTGTAAACACAATGGATTTATCATAAAACAGGTAATTTGATAAAAGGGACCTCCATACATGAGCATTTGTTTTTCACATCTGATAACCACAGAAGTCACTTACCCTGGAGTGACCCGGCCTTTCAGCGATAATGCTACACTCCTGGGCAGCAGCCATGAAACCCAAGAATAATGCTATCATGCTGGCTGATAAGATGCCTGCACTGTATGAGGACACTGCTAAATGAGACTGCAGCAGCCAAGTTAGGAGACCAGAAAAAGTTCCGGTATATTTACcagaaagcaatttccccctgggattaataaagtctttcTGACTCTGAGAAATAGCACAATGTTGGTCAAACATTGGACCCCACAGAACAGTGATCAAGCAGTTACTGAAATCAGCTGTTTATTTAATAAGACACAGAACTGAAGTCAATCAGCCGGTTCCAGACACATTTTCCCTAGACCTCAGTGCGAATGTTGGGATATCTCTTCAGCAGTGTTGTAGCTTGTTTTGGTGACAGACGCCCTCCCTGGATGTTGCTTTGTTCAGTCTTACTCTTCATAGCTGCCTGTGAGAGAGGAAGATTATTGATTAGAAGATGGTTTAGAATTTGAGTCGTCCTGTATTTAGGACAGCATGGTAAGCTATTCACAAAGCATCACAGGTATGAAAAGAAGTTTTGTTGGGAGGAGGTAAAAGGACTTTAAGATGCTTTACGGGTTCCTAAACAGGAGAAGCTTCTGCAGATCCTTTCTCTGTGTTGCTATCAGACTCTAGTCCAGTCTCTCCCCTCATCAGGCCAATGTATGACCCATTATTTCATGGTACTAACTGTATGTCCAGTTTGTCCCCATAGTTTtgtgtctctccctcccctcttctctctccattTTTCTCTAGTCAGGTCCTGTCCAacgtttttttcctgtttttattgccactgtctgcttgcatGGGGGCTCAGGCTCTGCACCTAGACACAATGTTGATTGTGCTATataataaaattgaattgaccAATCGACCTAACAAGCCTGCCTTTAGAATGTGGGACTTGTTTCtttccatccgtccatccattttcgactgcttatccggggccgggtcgcttGTATTCcagatctcattctttcggtcattacccagagctcatgaccataggtgagggtaggaacgtagactgaccggtaaatcgagagcttcgctttttggctcagctccttcttcaccacgacagaccggtacagcgaccgcattactgcagaagctgcaccgatccgtctgtcaatctcccgctccattctCCCGCTCCATtctccctcactcgtgaacgagactcctccacttggggcaggagctctcctcccacccacaGAGGACAGGCCATCTTTTTCCAGGCGAGAACCGTGGCAGCAAGAAAAATTAGGGTAGCAGGGTGTAATCAGACAGATGCACAGAATAGGTAAAGAACTGATATTATCGGGACTCTTGTGCTTTTGGTTACAAGGAGGGGAAGTGGAAATACATAAACTGATAGACCCGTCTCTGATCAAACCAGGTGAGCTTAGTCCTGGCTGTTGAATTAGGGAATTTTAATACACAGTTTGCATAGTTTTTTCAGAGGGAATAAATATCTGTGAAAGATAAAAAGGTTCATACCTGGGCCTTCTCTACACACATGTAGAAGGTACTAATCTCCTGAGAACACAGCCCATCAACGAAGTTCGTCTGCTTCCAACAGGCCATGAGGACTGACATCTCAGTGACACAGCTGGCTTCTGTAATGAGACAGGTTCAGTTACCGGACATAAATACATCGTGTAAATTATGAGCAGAATGATATGATTTTACCATACTAAAGAAGGGGTATGAAAATCAGTTCAATAAGCTACATGTCTGTTCGCGTGTCCCTCTATGGGCAGTGACCTCAGGGTCCTGGCTCTGACATGcgctgtgagctgtaaggttaCAGACAGGTGTGGCTTTCcgaatcaagtccaatcagcatcatcaaacacagctggactcagaggaaggttagaaccatctggaGGATGATCACCACTCCCAGTCCAACCCCTCCGCGAACAGTGTGACCTGAGAGAAGCAGGACAGACTCTTACCTCCTTTCTTGAGTTTGCGGTTGGCCACAGCATCTCTCAGAGCCAGAGCCTTGTTAGGTTTGATTACGGGTTTCCCGTTGTCTCTGCTCAGCAGTCTGCTGACCTTCTCCTGAATGGACCCCTGTGCCGCCATTTCCCCTCGTACACCTACACTCCGTCAGCGAGCACGGCGGACAGCTGCTCCCACGCTGCGTGGATCTGCCCTGAGCGACCTGTGTGAATGAGGACTGAGGAAAACACTAAGAACCCAACCTCAGAGCCATTTCTTCACGCTAGTCTCATCAGTGTAGCGGCATGTTTTGCCGTAAGAGACCATTCAGTGTCGTAAAGtcgtcgtcttcttcttcttctatttccGGCAGATTAGATGCACCATGGCACATTGCTGCCTCCCACAGGTCAGGCTTGATAGTGACTTGAAGTATGTGCATGACAGAACCCTTGTTACCGTGATAACAGGACTGCTTCACAGCCTGTGGCTGGTTTTCAGAGAGATGTAATATTCTGCCACTCcagtaaaacagaaaataattgcTCTCTGATTTTTATATATCCAGCCGTCCATCATGATCAACAGTCTGAAATTTGTTGCAGACTCTGCAAAGACCATCCTCATGCTTCCCAATCTTTTGAAGATCCCATTCCAGGCCACAATGACCAAATCTGAGTCCTGTCATGACCACAGCCTGCCTTCTTCCTTGACCAAGGTAACatggttttgtatttactttgtCTTGAATGCAGAAATAATGCTGCCCCTTGTCCTCAGTCTCCCACTGCTTCTGCCACAGGGCTGTGGAATATTCTTTAATGACCGACCCCACTCACTCACACCCCCACAGGCCCCCAGGAAGAAACCCATTGATACTCCAGCCTTCTCAATTCATTGCATGTGATTCAATAATTAGATCTGGCTGGGTTCCCAGTCTACCTTTCTCCAAAAAAATCCAAGGCGCCGCCGCCATCTCCAATCCCAGCCTCTCCATTCTTCAAGATCTCAAGGTCTCGCCTCAAGAGTAATATTGGTGTTTCCCCCATCTCAACAAGTAAGGCTGGGATTGGAGTAGAGCGGAGGGCCCACAGCACACTCTCAGGGCTTTGCCTGGACGACATCAAGTTTTTTAGTGATGACTTAGCTGCAGTTGCAAAACATAATCAGCCACAGTCAACAACGTGGTTTGTTTAGCCAGCAGAGCTTGGCCTGTTTAATTCGTGACAGCAATGACTTAACTAACTGTGACAGAAAATGAGGTAGTGtccaaaatgtccaaaaatgctaCATTTCAATACAGTTCCTCAGTGTTGATTATGcatttatattataataataataaaatagttaaattttAAACCTGCATCCAGGCCATGTTTGCATCATGTCAAAATATGCTGTTGCATTAGCTCATATTGTTGGTTATGCCAGCAGAGCTGCAAAGTTATGCCAATGTATACCTTGAGCTCCAAATGATGACGACCAGTAGATGCTTATACACATGGACAAAAGTGCTGGTACCCCTCttttaaggaaagaaaaacacacgatggccacaaaaacaacttgaaactgacaaaaaatgtactgaaaatTAACCAGTGTAAATCAGACATTGCTTTTGAATTGTTgttcaactaaaaaaaaactaatgaaaCAGGCCTGGACAACAATGATGGTACCCTTAACTTAATATTTTGATGCACAACCTTTTGAGGCAACCCCTGCATCAAACCACTTCTGTAACTGTCAATGACACTTCTGCACTTGGCGAcaggtattttggcccattcttCATGAGCAACCTGCTCCAATTGTCTGAGGTTTGAAGGGGGCCTTCTCCAGATGGcatgtttcagctccttcctcaGATGGTCAATAGGATTTAGATCAGGGCTCATAGAAGGCCACTTCAGAACAGTCCAGTGTTTTGCCATTCTTGGGTTtttagctgtgtgttttgggtcaTTATCCTGTTGGAAGACCTGCGACTGAGACCAAGCTTTCTGACACTAGGCAGCACACGGTGTTCTTTTCTTGGTATGCTTCATTTTTGCACCTGTG
This Parambassis ranga chromosome 15, fParRan2.1, whole genome shotgun sequence DNA region includes the following protein-coding sequences:
- the chchd1 gene encoding small ribosomal subunit protein mS37, producing the protein MAAQGSIQEKVSRLLSRDNGKPVIKPNKALALRDAVANRKLKKGEASCVTEMSVLMACWKQTNFVDGLCSQEISTFYMCVEKAQAAMKSKTEQSNIQGGRLSPKQATTLLKRYPNIRTEV